The stretch of DNA TACCGGTATGAGCCCAAGCCACGGGATGATTCGCCAGTCATTGAAGCGCTACTGGGACTGGCCGACCGGTATCCTCGCTACGGCTTCGGCAAACTGTTCGCGGTGTTACGCAGACACGGTTTCCGCTGGAACCATAAACGCGTCTACCGGATATATTGTCTTTTGAAGATGAACCTCCGGCGTAAAGGCAAGAAGCGCTTGCCTTCGCGTAGTCCGCAACCACTTGCGGTTCCACCATGCGCGAATGTCTGCTGGTCCATTGACTTCATGCATGACGCCCTGGCCAGCGCTCAGAGATTTCGGACGTTCAACGTACTGGACGACTTCAGCCGTGAGTGTTTGGCGATCGAAGTCGACACGAATCTGCCAGCGGCAAGGATATTACGGGTTTTGGATCGGATAGTGGCTTGGCGTGGATTGCCTGCCAAGCTGAGAATGGACAACGGGCCGGAACTGATTTCCGTGCTGCTGGCTGACTGGGCCGAGAAGAATGGCGTGGAATTGGAGTTCATCCAGCCAGGTAAGCCAACACAGAATTCGTACATTGAACGCTTCAACAGGACCTACAGGGAAGAGGTGCTGGATTTCTACCTGTTCAAATCGCTGACCGAAGTGAAAGAAATTACGGAGAATTGGCTGAGGCAGTACAACGAGGAGCGGCCCCATGAGTCCCTTGGGGATTTGACCCCGGCAGAGTTCCTCATGAAAAATTCACCCAAGGAAACCTCTACTTTTGGATGGCACTAACTTGGGGAGGTTTACATCTGTGAACGACCAAAAAACAGTGCGAATCGGCAGGTCGCAGAACAACAGAAACGCCTTTGGCTTAAAGAACTGGAGAGGCTAAGCCTCCACTGTAAAGATGGTCACCGTGTCAGGAGCGCGAACAATTTGAAGAGCCGTTTTGATCGTCTGTTCGACGAGGCCTTTCACGCAAGGAGGCCCGTCCGATTCATTATCTCGGAGTGGACTAGAAAGCATTCCGCAAAGGACACTCCTACATGACCATCGTCTGCGATCTTATGCGAAGCACGGTCGAGCATGTTTCCGAAGATCGGAAGAAGAGCAGCCTGGAGGAATATTACCGCAGGCTCTCGCCAGGCCAACTGGAATCCATAAAGGCCATCGCGATGGATATGTGGGAGGCATATTTCACGGCGACCAAGGCGCATGTGCCGGATGCCGGAGCCAAAATCGTCCATGACAGATTTCATGTCATGAAACACATGAATGAAGCCGTGGATAAAGTGCGCAAGCAAGAACATAAGGCCCTGATGGCTCAGGCGACGAAACCCTCAAAGGGACCAAGTACCTTTGGCTGTTTCGCCCCGAGAACTTGCCTGCCAAGCATCAGCCGACATTTGACGTCCTCAAGGCCAGCACTCTCAAGGTGGCCAAAGCGTGGGCCATGAGAGAGAACTTGCAGCCATTGTAGGGCTACATGTCTCCTGGATGGGGACGGAGATTCTTCAAGCGCTGGATAAAATGGATTGATCGTTCCGGCTTGGAACCAATGAAGCGG from Deltaproteobacteria bacterium HGW-Deltaproteobacteria-18 encodes:
- a CDS encoding IS3 family transposase (programmed frameshift) — its product is MKKSRFSESQIIRILKEADGGRKVVDICREHGVSQATYYQWKAKFGGMEASDVRRLKELEEENSKLKRMFANLSLENEALKDVIGKKALRPVEKREIANFMHSEHGLSERQACAALDLSRSVYRYEPKPRDDSPVIEALLGLADRYPRYGFGKLFAVLRRHGFRWNHKRVYRIYCLLKMNLRRKGKKRLPSRSPQPLAVPPCANVCWSIDFMHDALASAQRFRTFNVLDDFSRECLAIEVDTNLPAARILRVLDRIVAWRGLPAKLRMDNGPELISVLLADWAEKNGVELEFIQPGKPTQNSYIERFNRTYREEVLDFYLFKSLTEVKEITENWLRQYNEERPHESLGDLTPAEFLMKNSPKETSTFGWH